In Paludisphaera rhizosphaerae, the sequence GGGCGGCGGTGGTCCGGGTGGTGGTGGTGGCGGCGGCGGCGAAGGGCCGGGAGGCAACTGATCGTGGATGTCCGTTCCAACGGCGCTCCTCGCGCTGACAAGCCTCTCGTCTCGATCGTCGACGTTCGCAAGACCTATGTCATGGGTCACGCACCCTCCGGCGGCGGGATCTTCGGCCGCCGGGGGCCTGCGCAGACGGTGACTGTACACGCCCTCCGGGGCGTGTCGGTCGACTTCTACCCAGGCGAGTACGTCGCCATCATGGGCGCTTCGGGCTCGGGCAAGAGCACCATGCTCAACTTGCTCGGCTGTCTCGACCGCCCGTCCAGCGGCCAGTACTTCCTGGGCGACCGCGACGTCTCTCGACTCGACGACGACGAACTGTCCGAGGTCCGCAGCCGCTACCTCGGCTTCATCTTCCAGTCGTACAACCTGATTCAGCAGTACACGGTGCTGGAGAACATCCAGCTTCCGCTGACGTATCAGGGAGGGGGCGAATTGAGCCCCGAGGCCGTTGAGCGGTCCGTTGAACTGGCCAAGATGGTCGGACTCGACGAGCGTCTCGATCACCGGCCGACCCAGCTCTCCGGCGGTCAGCAGCAGCGCGTGGCCATCGCCCGGTCGCTGATCAACGACCCTTACATCATCCTCGCCGACGAAGCCACCGGCAACCTCGACACCAAGACCAGCCATGAGATCATGGACATGCTCCAGCGTCTGAACGACGCCGGCAAGACCATCATCATGGTCACTCACGAAGACGACATCGCCGAGCACGCCAAGCGGATCATCCGCATGCGCGACGGCCTCATTATCGAGGACGGTCCCAGCCCGCGCATGATCGCGGCCGCCAAGGCCGCGGAAGACTCCTCGGTCGCCGCCGGCGCTGAGGCCTGACCCTCGTTCGACTCGACAGCCCCGCCCTCCTTCTCGACCGCCACCGTCAAGGATCGAACTCATGCGACGCATCTGGCGCGGCCTGAAACTCGGCATGAAGAGCCTGTTGCTGCACAAGCTGCGGTCGGGCCTGACGGTGCTCGGCATCGTCTTCGGCGTCGCCGCCGTTATCTCGATGCTGGCGATCGCCGAGGGCTCCAGCCGAGACGCCTTGCAACGCATTCAGGCCCTGGGCGCCACCAACATCATCGTCCGCTCGGTCAAGCCCAGCGACGAGGCCCAGGCCACCGGCGGCCGCCCCTCGCGCATCCTGAATTACGGGCTCAAATACGACGACTACGACCGGATCATGTCGACCGTGCCGACGATTAAAAAGGCGCTGCCGATCCGGGAGATCCGGAAGCAGGTCCGTCGTCTCGAATACTTCCTCGACGGCCGCGTCGTGGGGACGACCCCGGATTACGCCGAGTTCAACATGCTCCAAATGGAGCGCGGCCGGTTCCTCACGGCGGCGGACAACGACAAGTACCAGAACTTCGCCGTGCTCGCCGCGACGACCGCCAAGACGCTCTTCCCCTACGAAGACCCGCTCAATCAGACGGTCAAACTGGGCTCCGACTACTACACGGTCGTCGGGGTCACGAGGGAACGCGAAAGCTCCGCGGGCGTCGGCGGCAGTCTGGCGGCTCAGGACTTCAACAAGGACGTCTACATCCCGTTGAATACCTGCCGCGTTCGGTTCGGCGAGAAGATCGTCAACAACCGCTCGGGCTCCATGGAGGCGGAGGAGACGCAGCTCTCGCAGATCACTCTCCAGGTGAGCAGCACCGACGAGGTCCAGCCCACGGTTCCCGTCATCAAGGCGGCCTACGAGAGGTGGCACCCGAAGAAGGACGTGGAGATGACCGTCCCCTACGACCTGTTGCTGGAGTCGCAACGGACGGCCCGACAGTTCAGCATCATCCTGGGAACGATCGCGGCGATCTCGCTGCTCGTCGGCGGCATCGGCATCATGAACATCATGCTGGCGACCGTCACCGAGCGCACCCGAGAGATCGGCATCCGCCGGGCCCTGGGGGCGAAGCGCAAGGACATCACCCAGCAGTTCCTCATCGAGACGGTCGTGCTCTCCGGCGTGGGGGGCGTGCTGGGTGTTCTCCTCGGGGTGACGATCCCGATGGTGATGGTCTACTTCATCCCCGACCAGAAGGCGTTCGTCACCGGACTGTCGGTGCTGCTGTCTTTCGGCATCTCGGTGGCTGTCGGGATTCTGTTCGGTTTGTATCCTGCGCGACGCGCCGCGATGATGGATCCCATCGAGGCGCTGCGCCACGAATGATTCGAGCGACGTCCCGCGGCCGACGTCGACGTCGGCCGCGGGGGATCCCCGGGTTGGGCTTGCGTCGCTGTACAGGGATTACTAGGCTTGAT encodes:
- a CDS encoding ABC transporter permease, whose amino-acid sequence is MRRIWRGLKLGMKSLLLHKLRSGLTVLGIVFGVAAVISMLAIAEGSSRDALQRIQALGATNIIVRSVKPSDEAQATGGRPSRILNYGLKYDDYDRIMSTVPTIKKALPIREIRKQVRRLEYFLDGRVVGTTPDYAEFNMLQMERGRFLTAADNDKYQNFAVLAATTAKTLFPYEDPLNQTVKLGSDYYTVVGVTRERESSAGVGGSLAAQDFNKDVYIPLNTCRVRFGEKIVNNRSGSMEAEETQLSQITLQVSSTDEVQPTVPVIKAAYERWHPKKDVEMTVPYDLLLESQRTARQFSIILGTIAAISLLVGGIGIMNIMLATVTERTREIGIRRALGAKRKDITQQFLIETVVLSGVGGVLGVLLGVTIPMVMVYFIPDQKAFVTGLSVLLSFGISVAVGILFGLYPARRAAMMDPIEALRHE
- a CDS encoding ABC transporter ATP-binding protein, with product MGHAPSGGGIFGRRGPAQTVTVHALRGVSVDFYPGEYVAIMGASGSGKSTMLNLLGCLDRPSSGQYFLGDRDVSRLDDDELSEVRSRYLGFIFQSYNLIQQYTVLENIQLPLTYQGGGELSPEAVERSVELAKMVGLDERLDHRPTQLSGGQQQRVAIARSLINDPYIILADEATGNLDTKTSHEIMDMLQRLNDAGKTIIMVTHEDDIAEHAKRIIRMRDGLIIEDGPSPRMIAAAKAAEDSSVAAGAEA